The window GGATgtattcttcatattttgtgcatttttcatcACTAGAATCAGCTAAtacaataattttatcataatcgACACAATATTCATAAAGATCCTTATGAATTTTCCAGTtatttaatggaaaaaatacactAAAATCACGCAGGCATTTAATGATTTGTGATTCATCGGAATTTGTAAAAACTTTGCTtaatatgaaaagaaaattagcATAAAATTGAGAAACTTTACTATGATTATCTTTAAATATTCTATCCAACTGTTCATATATCCAAAGGCTCAAAAGGTTACAATGATGATCCTTAAATTCGCCTTCATTTTCTTGTTTCATAATTAGTTTTTAGATATTTTACAAGTTTTtcacaaataattataatttgtGGACTTGTCTTGTCT is drawn from Plasmodium cynomolgi strain B DNA, scaffold: 0665, whole genome shotgun sequence and contains these coding sequences:
- a CDS encoding hypothetical protein (putative); amino-acid sequence: MKQENEGEFKDHHCNLLSLWIYEQLDRIFKDNHSKVSQFYANFLFILSKVFTNSDESQIIKCLRDFSVFFPLNNWKIHKDLYEYCVDYDKIIVLADSSDEKCTKYEEYIQEKTLVYNEFQRLYKGAYNKDDVFYEKCKRYYTIKTIPELKCEEKTLAQGMSKADLHCPGLLD